Part of the Leptolyngbya sp. 'hensonii' genome, CCTGCTGAGGTTAATTAGACTGCGATCGCTACTCCGCGTTGTAACCTCAACTACGCTTGCCGCATCTCTTTCCAAGACTGGGAAAGTACTTGCCCTGCCGACTTGGCAAAAATGAACGTTAACAATAAACCTATGGCCAGGTCTGGAAGTGGAGAGTGCGTCAGAAAAATTAACCCTGCTGCCACAAGAACGGACGTATTTGCAATAATGTCATTGCGTGAACACAACCACACGGAAGACATATTTAAATTATCCTTCCGGTGTCTAGTCAATAACAGCAGACAGAATAAGTTGGCAAGTAACGCCACAACTCCCACCGTACTCATCAAAACTACTTCTGGGGTTGCACCTGTAAACAGTTGATAGCTTGCTCTCGCAAAGACTACGATAGCAAACAAAAACATAATGATTCCTTTGAGAAACGCTGACCCAGCCTGAGCCTTAACGTTGATCCACTCCACAATAACTTTAAAGGCTGTCCTCACCTATAGCTCAAGCAGTCGGGTAAAGCAGGGGGTTTCAGATATAGCCCCTCCCTCCCCTCAGAACCGTGCATACAACTTTCACTGTACACGGCTCAAGCAACGTCTTGAAATTCAGTGTCTCCAATTCTTAGCAACCCTTACGAACTGTCCTGACGGTTACGTTTACAAACCGAAGCCTGTAGCTAACTTTTCCCGCCAGTTAAGTTTCATCTCACCTGCATTCAAGCAATCACCTGTCCCACGTCTGCACCCTTTCGGGTGGGGTATTCCCCTATCTGCCCCGTTATGGTTTGCGATCGCCTTTCAGCAAGCAGCGTTTGCTTCTTGGGACATCCTGTTTCCGCTAGAGGGTTCTGCTTTGGTTGCCCTTTGCTTACCTGGAAATGAAGGCATTGCCAGGTCTTTATCGGAGTTCCCTCTTCCGCACGGGGTGGAGATACGATTGCCTTAGGACTCCTCTTTACTCCGGGGGCGGGGTGTTCTCGGTTGATATTTAGACGCTACACTCCCATGTGCCCCAACATTCTCGTATCAGCTATTTCGAGAGCCATCATTAACGAAGCCTCATCAAGAATTCAGTTGCATTATCGGTGGCAACCTTGCCCTAGCCATCTCATCTGATTTTGGCTCCAGGCTTGTTGGACACTTAACCTCGTCCGCTGATACTGCCCTCCCATTACTGGTTGAACATTCCGAGGCGGACATCTGCCTGAACACTTTCAGGGAGGACGTTTTGGGTGTCCTCCAACTCCCCCGAACGACTTCGAGTCGTGCGTCGAACGACTAAGATGAGCGGCGATGAACCACACTGAAACGAAGCAAGAAACTGATATTCGCCGCTCCATCGACTTGTTAGCTGGCTTTGCTAGAGATACAAAACTGTTCGTAAACCCTCATCTATCTCCTCCTGTAAGTAGTCTGGTAGCGCACCAATACGCTCAGCCAAAAACGTTTTATCAATCGTGAAAATTTGAGAGACATTTACAACGGAATCTCTCGACAAAATCGATACCCCACGCGGTAATAGTACATTGCCTGGTGCTTCCGCTAACCGAATATTTGAAGTGATAATAATGACGATAACAGTGCTAATCTGGCTCTGGGTAAAAGTATCATCCTGAATCACCAAGACGGGACGACGATATCCAGGTTCTGAGCCTACTGGATCAGGTAGGTTCGCCCACCAAATTTCTCCCCGATACATTACCAATCCTCGTGGGGCAAAGACATAAACTGCATTCTTGCCATCACTGGATCAAGTTCAGAGGACTCTATAGCGTAAACTTGGTTCAATTTGAGCAAGATTTGCTCACGGTTGTACCTTTTCAGGTAAGACTGTAGCGCTTTCGTATAAAGCTCACTACGGGACAGCCCTAACTGCTGAGCAAGTGCTTCCGCCTGTTCAAAGACTGCATCTGGAAGTGAAATTGCAGTTTTCATAGCGACCTTAGCTTAAAGTTCCATCCTTCAGTTATACCTCAGTTATACCAGGGCTGCAAGAATGAGCATCCTTGGATACCAGCAGATAGCCTTTCAGTACGTCCCAAGCCAACAAACGGAGCCAGCTAACGGTTCGCTTGAGCGGCGGCATATAACTTTTGATTCCATACCGAGATCTCAATTCCGCCCGTTGCAAGGGGTTTGTTATGCTGCCACATCAGTCTGCTAACTTCTGTGGATCATTCGCAGGTGGATGCCAACCACCTCGAATCCAGAGACGACGGGCACGCTTGATAGAACCATCATCGTGCCAATCGTCATTAATATCTAAACGTTGAATCGTGGCACGTCCGATAGAAGTGACACCTATAATCTTTTGTCCATCAGCAGACCATATAAAATGCTCAGACCACTTATCTCGCCTAGGATTGAAGAGCAGAGCGCTCACTTGGTTTCAGGATCAATGCCATCTGTAAAGTTGTAACGACGACCATTACAGCGATGACAGGCAAGAGCAAGGTTCTCTTCAGAGTCCGTACCGCCAAGGGATTGAGGTACTAGGTGGTCAAAGGTAAAGAGAGAGGCACTAGCTTCTTCCGAGGAATGACAATATTCACACAAATAATTGGCACGCTCACGTATGTTCTGACAACTCTTAATGCTAATAGTCATGACTCGGCAATAATGCGAGCGTTCATTAGGGTAAAGATTCGATCTAGCTCAGTAATACCAGCCAACTCAGCAGTTTCTTCTGGGGTAAGCAGGTTAGCCTTTTGCCGATCAACCAATGTTTCAAGTCGTATTTGGAGGTCATCGGTAAATTTGAAAAGGTTGAGTCCACGAATCTTTTGGAGCTTAATACCTCCTTCAATCCAAGAAGAAGGTTGTACCATTGTTTGAGTAATCATGGCAACTTTCCCTATTCTCTAAGCGCGATTGTATTTTATAAAGTTCACTACAGATAGTGTTAATGTCAGCAGAGCAAATACGAACCAGAAAACCGCACTAGGGCTAAATTGAGCTAGATTGACTAGCTCTCCCCTCACTGCTGGAGAAAGAGCAATAACTGAACAAGTAATCATTTCCGCGTTGTATGGACGTAATATGGCAAAGGGACGTAGCGTTCGCTGTTGCCTGAGCTGTTGAACGTATTTTTCCCATCCAAACCCACTATCGTCTTTGCACACCTCGCTAGCGATAAAAGAAGCAATCTTGCGTATACTAAACCGCTTCTCTGTGAAATAGCAGAGGCTAATGAAAGACAAGAAACTTACAAGCCACTCCAAAGATACCGAGTACAAAAAACCTACTGCTGTCACCAAATAACCCATCATTAATAGGCAAATATTATCAGCCTGAAGGATCTCTGCTCTCAGGGCTGTATATTCAGCCCTTCTATCTTCTAGCTTTGTCGCTTTATCTGGTTCCATCACGTTTAGAAACGAATATCAACGAGCCTATATCAATTTTACAAAATATTGCCTGTGTAGCACGGCGATGCAGAAAACCTTCACGCACAAGAGCCCCTAGAGGTGCGGCGTAGCGGTGCCCATCACCCGCCGCAGATAGCCTTGAACATCCCTCAAAAGCTGCTCAACGGTCGGGGGCATGGGCGTTGTTATGACGCGATCGCCACCCTTGCTAATCAAGCCACTGCAAAACCTGTATGCTGTCGTATTTTGGGATGACAAAAACCTAATACAATGTCTTCTCTAGAGACCCCTGCTTGCATTAAATCTGTCGCTACCCCTTCCTCTGTATCATCGTATTGCACCCAAACCTTATCACCAATCAAAATGACGTGGATTGGAGTCGCATGAAGGTAAGGATCACCATTCCAGCCCATGTCTAGAACCAAATACTGCCCTCGTTCATCATCAAAGATGGGTTGAGATGTGTAGCCATCAGGCAACGTAGCACGACAATCAGCGTGATTTTGCAGAACGCTCTTGATAATGTTTTGGTATTTTAATCGGGTATCCATTGCACAATCGCCTCACTTTCATCATCAAAGACAATTAACTTGACCACCTGATTTTTGAGTAAGACCTGCCCTAATTCTATAGTGAACACGCTGTTAAAGGTTGGTTGCGTTACCGCAAGATAAAGATTACGCTCAATGCCCATTTCATTAAGGATTGACGATACAAGACATACTGCCCCAGCGCCTGTTCCAAATCTTTGACATCAGACTGCCCTACAAAGCTTTTCACTTCAACAACGATTTTTTGCAATCCCCTTTCGGCGCTAATCAAACGCTCTGTACCCAAATCAGCCGACAAACGCTTTTTACCAATCTGAAGCGGAAATGGATCATGCGTAATTGTCCATCCGCCTTTTTGTAAGGCGCGCTTCACAGTGTCGTGGTAAATGTCTTTGGCTGGCACAGGGGATCTGGATTAATGGGACTGTTGCTGCGAGTATATAGCGGCCACTGTTGCTTTTGATACCAGAAGTAAGCTTCAAGCACGTCCCCACCGAAAACCAAGCGGCATAACGGCTCAAATCAGCGGTTGTAGATACCCTCGAACTCAGCGCCAGCGGTTTTCAACCGTCCGCTGCATTTGAATTATTAGACGTGCTCAACCCCAGTCTGTGACGCATCTCCGCACTGGAGACTCCACCTTCAGCGCGTCGCTTCGCCCGCGATTGCTCAATCAACTCAATGAACTTTGGATTGGTACTCAGCGAAATTGTCTCGATGTCAACATTTTCAAGCGTGACTAATGCTGCAATGGGTTGACCGTTGCTGGTTATAATAACCGGCTCCTCAGTCAGACCTGAAGCATATTTGGCTAATGTGTCGGTTGCCTCTGCGATTTCGACAATCTTCATAGGTCGTAAACCTCTCCTGCAATGCGGACTTGATTTCGCTCCTTGATCCCAACTGCGTTGATGTATACAACTGCTTCAGGTTCTTCCTCTACATCATAGTAGACGCGCAAATCGCCGATACGAAGTTCCCAAGGGGCAAGTGGATTGGGACGCATGAGTTTACGGTTTTTCGTCTCGACTGTTGGCTGATACATGAGCTGCTCATCAACAGTATCCAAGACGATCGCTTGCTGTCGGGCTGTAAGGGATCGCAAATGCGCTTCTGATTCTGGCGAATACTCTATACAGTAAGCCAAGCTATCAAAACTCCTAACATCAGCGGTAGAAGTTTACCGTGAAATGAATAGAGAACTGAAAAGGTCGGCACTGCTCACTCTAATAATTCTGAACTAAAAATAAAATTGCATAGAGTCATTAATTTATGCAGAACCCATAAACTGAAAAACAAATCCAAGCACGAGAAGCGGCCATGATAAAAGAAATAATAACTTCCAAAAAGCACCCACTTGCCCATGACCAATAGTAATGGAATCCTCTCGAATAGTACGAAGCTTAATCCAGGATTCCAAGCCTAGTAAGGAAGCAGCTACGATATCTAGAATTAAACCTAGTTTTGAGAACGACATATTTATCACTCTTCAAAATGAAAGTCCAACGATCCTGGTCAGCGGTTTTCGTAATCTTTCCCACAGAGCAAATAAATTTGAGAAATCCGCTGCACCAGGGTTGTGTACGCCCAGCATGGGCATGAATCAATGGGGTGAAAGTCCCTTGTAGGAGAACCAACGTCCAAATGATCAACTCGACGATCCGAGCGACGCTAACGACTAGCTTAAGGCAAGGGCAAACCCGCGAGGGGATGTCTGGAGGAAGCTGGCGGCAAAGCTGCAAGCTGACGGACAGAAACGTCATAGAAGGCCGAGACCCCCAGGATGAGTTGGCACAACACAACGAAATCCTTTGGTTCACGGGGCACGGTAAATGGCGCGGTTGTGCAGTGAAGGTTCATGTTCTTATCTGGGGAGAKCTGCTCAAGTGGCGGTTTGGCAASTATGGGAGTCTGACTGAGGGKCATCTCGAAAGGGATGAACAATCCACAGAACCCTACGGTTATTCAGGCAGCATGGGTGATGGAAACGTCATGGGTAATTGGGCAGAAGTCAGCAGARGYCATAGTAGTCAAAGGCTCACCGTAATGGGTGAGACAAGGCGTAGCTTGCTTCTGCGGTAGCAGTAGGGCTGTTCGCGCCAGCGTTGCGAAGCAATACTTCAAAGAGCAGGGAGGAGCCGCAAAGCTCGACGGGCGATGAACCCGGATGGGGGAGCCAGCAGTCGGCGCTTAATTGCACAGCCAGCCCTGGACATCAATTCTCTGGAATTGAACCGTCTAAACCCCTTTGGAGAAACGCCCCTTGCGGACCCGCATGAGGGGTGTTGTGGGGACGGGGAGGGAAAACCTCCCTGTTACCCGATTATGCAGCGTCTACAACTCTTACTCTAACGGCATTGCCAAAAACTCTTCTGGTAATACTGCGGGGATTACAGAAGTCACAAAATCGGGTATGTTTCGAGTCACAATAACTTCTAAACCTGTAGCATTCGCTGCTTCGCTAGTCACAGCATCTTCAAAATCCGTCATAGGACTTTGCAGCGCAGCCCTAATAACCTCATCGCTTACATTGGCGACCTGAAGATGCTGTAATAACCTTGATAAAAGCTCTCGTGCTGCTTCGCTACCAACTTGACGGCGCAAGATGTAGAAAATATTGGTCACAGCATGACCGGACACATATCCCTGCACTTGTGCTCGTGTCACCGTGTTTAATGCCTGTGCGGAAGCAACAACAAACGGTTGTCGTTGAGCTAGAACATCAAGCAAAACATCACTGTCAAATAATACCCGCCTCAACTGTACTTCTCCTCCAGGTAATCCACATAGGACTCTGTAGGCTCTTCTGTACCTAACTGAACAACTCCAATTAGGCTTTGAGTCCAGGGACTAAGCTCCGCAAAAGAATTCACGGTTGTTGTTGGAGGACTAAGTACCACCGTTTCCTGTTGAATTGAACTCAACAACGACTGGACTAAACGCCAGCGATCGCCAATCGGCAACTGCAATGCCTGATTTTGTATCTCGTATAAGGTCATCAGCTCTCTCCCAGCAACTCTTTTATCTATTTTAGATTGCTGTTGTCTCTATGAGCCTGGAAAGCACCTCTAGTCAGCAATCTCGCGTCA contains:
- a CDS encoding PIN domain-containing protein; translation: MRRVLFDSDVLLDVLAQRQPFVVASAQALNTVTRAQVQGYVSGHAVTNIFYILRRQVGSEAARELLSRLLQHLQVANVSDEVIRAALQSPMTDFEDAVTSEAANATGLEVIVTRNIPDFVTSVIPAVLPEEFLAMPLE
- a CDS encoding type II toxin-antitoxin system RelE/ParE family toxin, with protein sequence MRSLTARQQAIVLDTVDEQLMYQPTVETKNRKLMRPNPLAPWELRIGDLRVYYDVEEEPEAVVYINAVGIKERNQVRIAGEVYDL
- a CDS encoding UPF0449 family protein; amino-acid sequence: MISKGGDRVITTPMPPTVEQLLRDVQGYLRRVMGTATPHL
- a CDS encoding HNH endonuclease signature motif containing protein, translating into MTISIKSCQNIRERANYLCEYCHSSEEASASLFTFDHLVPQSLGGTDSEENLALACHRCNGRRYNFTDGIDPETK
- a CDS encoding type II toxin-antitoxin system PemK/MazF family toxin, whose product is MYRGEIWWANLPDPVGSEPGYRRPVLVIQDDTFTQSQISTVIVIIITSNIRLAEAPGNVLLPRGVSILSRDSVVNVSQIFTIDKTFLAERIGALPDYLQEEIDEGLRTVLYL
- a CDS encoding XisI protein; amino-acid sequence: MDTRLKYQNIIKSVLQNHADCRATLPDGYTSQPIFDDERGQYLVLDMGWNGDPYLHATPIHVILIGDKVWVQYDDTEEGVATDLMQAGVSREDIVLGFCHPKIRQHTGFAVA
- a CDS encoding cation transporter, encoding MRTAFKVIVEWINVKAQAGSAFLKGIIMFLFAIVVFARASYQLFTGATPEVVLMSTVGVVALLANLFCLLLLTRHRKDNLNMSSVWLCSRNDIIANTSVLVAAGLIFLTHSPLPDLAIGLLLTFIFAKSAGQVLSQSWKEMRQA
- a CDS encoding type II toxin-antitoxin system Phd/YefM family antitoxin — encoded protein: MKIVEIAEATDTLAKYASGLTEEPVIITSNGQPIAALVTLENVDIETISLSTNPKFIELIEQSRAKRRAEGGVSSAEMRHRLGLSTSNNSNAADG